The following proteins come from a genomic window of Methanoculleus caldifontis:
- a CDS encoding Orn/Lys/Arg family decarboxylase, whose amino-acid sequence MVPVFETARICTKTVPGPSPGGIFGVTPFESGREVRILLPDRKLQEGRPGDLLLEGRGRMDHLDEFPVIIIDDELHSDTAEGRASREIVKELKGDDFSVIEALTARDGVHAFLSHPHASCIIIDWELTPEAADGMRTAADVITLIRERNPKIPIFLNTEKLAISAIPLGVISRIDGYIWKLEDTPGFIAGHIKRAAQDYLADVLPPFFRGMMDYVEEYRYSWHTPGHMGGVAFLKSAAGRIFYNFFGENALRADLSVSVPELGSLLDHSGVVGEAERKAAEVFGANRTYFVTGGTSAANKIVWLGTVTPGDIVLVDRNCHASVMHAIIMTGAVPVYLIPSRNGYGIIGPIMSRELRPEVIAEKIRACPLVPDPASQAVRMAAITNSTYDGICYSTEMVEEHLRGRVPYLHYDEAWFGYARFHPLYAGRFGMHARDEVGPTVFATQSTHKVLAAFSQGSMLHVRQGRGPVDHPRFNEAFMMLTSTSPQYTIVASLDVATKMMAGHSGRFLVEEAIEEAIVFRKKMVAVAEEIRAGSPSGEDCWWFTVWQPDCITDRETEMSPEEADDRLLLDNAGCWLLDPHDAWHGFCGIEEGYAMLDPIKVTILTPGISPGGGMEEWGIPAAVVTKYLRENGIVVEKTGYYSFLVLFTLGITKGKSGTLLAELFRFKALYDGNSPLEEVFPDLVREHPARYAGRGIADLCREMHDYLRERPIADVMRKICAALPEPVMTPAEAYRRLVRGEVTPVPAGELEGKTVAVMVVPYPPGIPVIMPGERCGPATRGIVEFLVSLQEFDNLFPGFENEVHGTDVVTRDGRRVYYVYCVLE is encoded by the coding sequence ATGGTCCCGGTCTTTGAGACGGCGCGGATCTGCACGAAGACCGTTCCCGGACCGTCACCCGGCGGGATCTTCGGGGTGACGCCGTTTGAGTCCGGCCGAGAGGTTCGCATCCTGCTCCCGGACCGCAAGTTACAAGAGGGACGTCCGGGAGATCTCCTTCTGGAGGGGCGTGGCCGCATGGATCATCTGGACGAGTTTCCTGTCATCATCATCGACGACGAGCTGCACTCGGATACCGCAGAGGGCCGGGCGTCGCGGGAGATAGTGAAAGAACTAAAAGGTGACGATTTTTCCGTCATCGAGGCGCTGACCGCCCGCGACGGCGTTCACGCGTTCCTCTCGCACCCGCATGCGAGCTGCATCATCATCGACTGGGAACTCACGCCGGAGGCCGCGGACGGGATGCGGACTGCCGCAGACGTCATCACCCTCATCAGGGAACGGAACCCCAAAATCCCGATCTTTCTGAATACGGAGAAACTGGCGATCTCCGCGATACCCCTCGGCGTCATATCCCGGATCGACGGCTACATCTGGAAGCTCGAGGACACCCCCGGTTTCATCGCCGGCCATATCAAGCGCGCGGCGCAGGACTACCTCGCCGACGTCCTTCCGCCGTTCTTCAGGGGGATGATGGACTACGTCGAGGAGTACCGCTACTCCTGGCACACGCCGGGGCATATGGGCGGCGTCGCCTTCCTCAAGAGCGCCGCCGGCCGGATCTTCTACAACTTCTTCGGCGAGAACGCGCTCAGGGCCGATCTCTCTGTCTCGGTGCCGGAACTCGGTTCGCTCCTCGACCACTCCGGTGTCGTCGGCGAGGCGGAGCGGAAGGCCGCGGAGGTCTTCGGGGCGAACCGGACCTACTTCGTCACCGGCGGCACCTCGGCCGCGAACAAGATTGTCTGGCTCGGGACGGTCACTCCCGGCGACATCGTCCTCGTGGACCGGAACTGCCATGCGTCCGTGATGCACGCGATCATCATGACCGGCGCCGTCCCCGTCTACCTCATCCCGTCCCGGAACGGGTACGGGATCATCGGCCCCATCATGAGCCGCGAACTCCGCCCGGAGGTGATCGCGGAGAAGATCCGGGCATGCCCGCTCGTTCCGGACCCTGCGTCGCAGGCGGTCCGGATGGCCGCGATCACGAACTCCACGTATGACGGGATCTGCTACAGCACCGAGATGGTCGAGGAGCACCTCCGCGGCCGTGTCCCGTACCTCCACTACGACGAGGCCTGGTTCGGCTACGCCCGGTTCCACCCGCTCTATGCCGGCCGGTTCGGGATGCACGCAAGAGACGAGGTCGGCCCGACGGTCTTTGCCACCCAGTCGACCCATAAGGTCCTCGCCGCCTTCTCGCAGGGCTCGATGCTTCACGTCAGGCAGGGCCGGGGGCCCGTCGACCACCCGCGGTTCAACGAGGCGTTCATGATGCTCACCTCGACCTCCCCCCAGTACACCATCGTGGCCTCGCTCGACGTCGCGACCAAGATGATGGCCGGGCATTCGGGGAGGTTCCTGGTCGAGGAGGCGATCGAGGAGGCGATCGTCTTCAGAAAGAAGATGGTGGCGGTGGCGGAGGAGATCCGGGCCGGTTCCCCGTCCGGGGAGGACTGCTGGTGGTTCACGGTCTGGCAGCCCGACTGCATCACGGACCGGGAGACCGAGATGTCTCCAGAGGAGGCGGACGACCGGCTCCTCCTCGACAACGCCGGCTGCTGGCTCCTGGACCCCCACGATGCGTGGCACGGTTTTTGCGGCATCGAGGAGGGTTACGCCATGCTCGACCCCATCAAGGTGACGATCCTCACCCCCGGCATCAGCCCGGGGGGTGGGATGGAGGAGTGGGGGATACCGGCGGCCGTCGTCACGAAGTACCTCCGGGAGAACGGGATCGTCGTCGAGAAGACCGGGTACTACTCGTTTCTGGTCCTCTTCACGCTCGGTATCACGAAAGGTAAATCCGGCACGCTGCTCGCGGAGCTCTTCCGGTTCAAGGCGCTCTACGACGGCAACAGCCCGCTCGAGGAGGTCTTCCCCGATCTCGTGCGGGAGCACCCCGCCCGGTATGCCGGGCGGGGCATCGCCGACCTCTGCCGGGAGATGCACGATTATCTCCGGGAACGGCCGATCGCAGACGTCATGCGGAAGATCTGCGCGGCGCTGCCGGAACCGGTGATGACGCCGGCGGAGGCCTACCGCCGCCTGGTGCGGGGCGAGGTGACGCCGGTGCCCGCGGGCGAGCTCGAGGGGAAGACCGTCGCGGTGATGGTCGTGCCCTACCCGCCCGGTATTCCCGTCATCATGCCGGGGGAGCGGTGCGGGCCGGCCACGCGGGGGATCGTCGAGTTCCTCGTCTCCCTGCAGGAGTTCGACAACCTCTTTCCGGGATTCGAGAACGAGGTGCACGGGACGGACGTCGTGACGAGGGACGGGCGCCGGGTATACTACGTCTACTGTGTTCTGGAGTGA
- the malQ gene encoding 4-alpha-glucanotransferase, whose amino-acid sequence MNRRGSGVLLHITSLPSAYGIGDLGPAAHRFADLLSHAGQRYWQILPFNPTCPAFGNSPYQSTSAFAGNTWLISPEQMVADDLLAPEEIANPPEFPEDRVDYQAVLDYKNGLFDKAFERFKEDGPDFRYREFAAENTSWLNDYAIFVALKAEFSGKAWGDWPAGIRDRHEEALRKYGAELADRILREKFLQHVFDRQWRALKGHCRARHLQIIGDIPIYLTYDSVDVWANPGLFKLDDQKKPAAISGVPPDAFSETGQLWGNPVYNWDAHRESGFAWWESRIDRTLTLVDRLRLDHFRGFAQFWEVPAGEETARNGRWVDAPGWELFTMLTRSRSCLPFIAEDLGYITSDVHELMGHFGFPGMKILTFGFYGDVATNPHAPHNITKSCVAYTGTHDNNTVRGWFEHETSSDQKDLVFRYIGGPVSADQIHRILIRLAMLSPADTVIVPMQDILGLGEEARMNRPGTTEGNWEWRLRPEQTGEEVTREFAEVTGIYGRR is encoded by the coding sequence ATGAACAGGCGGGGCAGCGGGGTTCTCCTGCACATCACGTCCCTGCCGTCGGCATACGGGATCGGCGACCTGGGACCCGCGGCGCACCGGTTCGCGGATCTTCTCAGCCATGCCGGACAGCGCTACTGGCAGATCCTTCCCTTCAACCCGACATGCCCGGCGTTCGGCAACTCGCCCTACCAGAGCACCTCGGCGTTTGCCGGAAACACCTGGCTCATCAGCCCCGAGCAGATGGTCGCAGACGATCTCCTCGCCCCGGAGGAGATCGCGAACCCGCCGGAGTTCCCGGAGGACCGGGTCGATTACCAGGCGGTCCTCGACTACAAGAACGGCCTCTTCGATAAGGCGTTTGAGCGGTTCAAAGAGGACGGCCCGGATTTCCGCTACAGGGAGTTCGCAGCCGAGAATACGTCGTGGCTCAACGACTACGCCATCTTCGTCGCCCTCAAGGCGGAGTTCTCGGGGAAGGCCTGGGGCGACTGGCCGGCCGGGATCCGGGACCGGCACGAGGAGGCGCTCCGGAAGTACGGTGCCGAGCTTGCCGACCGGATCCTCCGGGAGAAGTTCCTCCAGCACGTCTTCGACCGCCAGTGGCGGGCGCTGAAAGGCCACTGCCGCGCCCGCCATCTCCAGATCATCGGGGATATCCCGATCTACCTCACCTACGACAGCGTCGACGTCTGGGCGAACCCGGGGCTCTTCAAACTCGACGACCAGAAGAAGCCGGCGGCCATCTCGGGGGTTCCCCCGGATGCGTTCAGCGAGACCGGGCAGCTCTGGGGAAACCCGGTCTACAACTGGGATGCGCACCGGGAGAGTGGGTTTGCGTGGTGGGAGAGCCGGATCGACCGCACCCTCACCCTCGTCGACCGGCTGCGCCTCGACCATTTCCGGGGGTTCGCGCAGTTCTGGGAGGTCCCGGCCGGCGAGGAGACCGCACGGAACGGGCGCTGGGTCGACGCGCCCGGCTGGGAGCTCTTCACCATGCTTACCCGGAGCAGGTCGTGCCTCCCGTTCATCGCCGAGGATCTCGGCTACATCACCTCCGACGTCCACGAGCTGATGGGCCACTTCGGGTTTCCGGGGATGAAGATCCTGACCTTCGGCTTCTACGGCGACGTCGCAACAAATCCCCACGCGCCCCACAACATCACGAAGAGCTGCGTCGCCTATACGGGGACGCACGACAACAACACGGTCCGGGGATGGTTCGAGCACGAGACCTCCAGCGACCAGAAGGACCTCGTCTTCCGCTATATCGGGGGGCCGGTGAGCGCCGACCAGATACACCGGATCCTGATCCGTCTCGCGATGCTCTCCCCCGCCGACACCGTCATCGTCCCGATGCAGGACATCCTCGGCCTCGGCGAGGAGGCGCGGATGAACCGGCCGGGAACGACGGAGGGGAACTGGGAGTGGCGGCTCCGGCCGGAGCAGACAGGAGAGGAGGTCACGCGGGAGTTCGCCGAGGTGACGGGGATCTACGGGAGGAGGTGA
- a CDS encoding glycosyltransferase family 4 protein, producing the protein METLKIAFFCWESLGSTFKVGGLAPATTHLAENMARKGHEVHFFTRGDGPGDALIDGVHYHYCLPFGDNIVDYCRTMSNMLVDAFRAHDTPPFDILHFHDWHLVEAMHLLRDKNTVLSYHSTEYGRHGGNFGGWWEFQEISGKEWYGGYIAKAVTTVSNSTKTEVMWLYNVPGWKVTVIPNGIDPDAYRIPVDPGEVKKHYGIHPLAPVVLFVGRLTYQKGADLLLQAIPRILAKRWDVQFLFAGTGDMRGYLESAANGLPVQFLGYVADEEHNRLLNACDLVVIPSRNEPFGLVLTEAWSAERCVVATEVGGLAENIDNYVNGIKVPVRPDSIAWGICHLIDDPAYMQRLGRAGRRKVLEKFRWSVVTERMLGVYEKLLSGGPR; encoded by the coding sequence ATGGAAACGCTTAAGATAGCATTCTTCTGCTGGGAGTCGCTTGGCTCCACGTTCAAGGTGGGCGGTCTCGCCCCGGCGACGACCCACCTCGCCGAGAATATGGCCCGGAAGGGGCACGAGGTCCATTTCTTCACGCGAGGAGACGGGCCCGGCGATGCCCTGATCGACGGCGTCCACTACCACTACTGCCTGCCGTTCGGCGACAATATCGTCGATTACTGCAGGACCATGAGCAACATGCTCGTGGACGCCTTCCGCGCTCACGACACCCCGCCGTTCGATATCCTCCACTTCCACGACTGGCACCTCGTCGAGGCGATGCACCTCCTCCGCGACAAAAACACCGTCCTCTCCTATCACTCCACCGAGTACGGGCGGCACGGAGGGAACTTCGGCGGCTGGTGGGAGTTCCAGGAGATCTCTGGCAAGGAGTGGTACGGGGGCTACATCGCGAAAGCGGTCACGACGGTCTCGAACTCGACGAAGACGGAGGTGATGTGGCTCTACAACGTCCCCGGGTGGAAAGTAACCGTCATCCCGAACGGGATCGACCCCGACGCCTACCGCATCCCGGTCGACCCCGGCGAGGTGAAGAAACACTACGGCATCCATCCCCTTGCACCCGTCGTCCTCTTCGTCGGGCGCCTCACCTACCAGAAGGGGGCCGACCTCCTGCTCCAGGCCATACCCCGGATCCTCGCCAAACGCTGGGACGTGCAGTTTCTCTTCGCGGGCACCGGCGACATGCGCGGCTACCTGGAGAGTGCGGCAAACGGTCTTCCCGTGCAGTTCCTCGGCTACGTCGCGGACGAGGAGCATAACCGGCTCCTGAACGCCTGCGACCTCGTCGTCATCCCGAGCCGGAACGAGCCGTTCGGGCTCGTCCTGACGGAGGCCTGGAGCGCGGAGCGTTGCGTCGTCGCGACCGAAGTCGGGGGACTTGCCGAGAACATCGACAACTACGTGAACGGGATCAAGGTCCCCGTCCGGCCGGACTCGATCGCCTGGGGGATCTGCCACCTCATCGACGACCCTGCCTACATGCAGAGGCTGGGAAGAGCCGGCCGGAGAAAGGTTCTGGAGAAGTTCAGGTGGAGCGTCGTCACCGAACGGATGCTCGGCGTCTACGAGAAACTTCTCTCCGGCGGCCCGCGGTGA
- a CDS encoding DUF3536 domain-containing protein — MRRAVCIHGHFYQPPRENPWTGEVEVQRSVAPDHDWNERVAAECYGPNTAARILDPEGLIEEVVNTYSRISFTAAPTLLAWLEQHRPAVYRAILDADRESRVRYAGHGSAIACCYNHLIMPFATREEKRIQVAWGVRDFAARFGREPEGMWLPETAVDIESLDLMAEAGIRFTVLAPHQAGRVRAIGGGAWTDVSGGRVDTTSPYLCRLPSGRSIAVFFYDGAIARDVAFGDLLADGRRFAERLTGAFSPGEERPELVHIATDGETYGHHRKFGEMALAYCLRAVEARQDVRLTVYGEYLDAHPPTHEAAVPEGTSWSCLHGLERWRGECGCRSGTHPDWSQAWREPLREAVVMVRDALAPRSAEALAALVRDPGAAHEDAVGLVLSRWSDEAAAAFFARHARAGIAPEEQRRLLSLLEMERQMMLMQTSCGWFFDDITEPGSVQVMRHASRTMDLARQALGLDLEPAFIAILRRAQPNDPAYPTGADAYETFVRPAAADLARIGAGAALYALFDLEHPAAASGMYAVRGDWQYRSETDGRRSLLGTVRVRCRATGEEALFDATASFAGMDRVAFGIRESHGEEGLRAVWETMVDADPTGTFSRVYTAADLSDEERWAIARALAPSIGSAVCAVYRDVAALIGVLEDLRIPVPGSAALLGEHADTVRLLSMLDRGCPDPDRFLALAGEIRAEGGRPDPVALGEAASRRIEGSLREAAARPEDPEPLEEIVRVFRCAKVFALPLTLWESQNLCIAMRGRYAGMQEQAGRGDRNAERWAEAFRRAAACLGVRVT; from the coding sequence ATGAGGCGCGCCGTCTGCATCCACGGCCACTTCTACCAGCCGCCGCGGGAGAACCCCTGGACCGGGGAGGTCGAGGTCCAGCGGTCCGTGGCGCCGGATCACGACTGGAATGAGCGGGTGGCCGCGGAATGTTACGGACCGAACACCGCCGCACGCATCCTTGACCCGGAGGGGCTGATCGAGGAGGTCGTGAACACCTATTCACGGATCAGCTTCACCGCCGCGCCGACGCTCCTTGCCTGGCTGGAGCAACACCGCCCGGCGGTCTACCGCGCGATCCTCGATGCAGACCGGGAGAGCCGGGTACGCTACGCCGGCCACGGATCGGCGATCGCCTGCTGCTACAACCACCTCATCATGCCGTTTGCGACCCGCGAGGAGAAGCGGATTCAGGTCGCCTGGGGAGTCCGCGACTTTGCGGCGCGGTTCGGCCGGGAGCCCGAGGGGATGTGGCTCCCGGAGACGGCGGTCGATATCGAGTCCCTGGACCTGATGGCGGAGGCAGGGATCCGGTTCACGGTCCTCGCCCCCCACCAGGCGGGCCGGGTGCGGGCGATCGGGGGAGGAGCCTGGACGGACGTCTCCGGCGGCCGGGTCGATACGACCTCACCCTACCTCTGCCGCCTCCCCTCCGGGCGGAGCATCGCAGTCTTCTTCTACGACGGGGCTATCGCCCGCGACGTCGCGTTCGGCGACCTCCTCGCCGACGGGCGGCGCTTCGCCGAACGGCTGACCGGAGCGTTCTCCCCGGGAGAGGAGCGCCCTGAACTCGTGCACATCGCGACCGATGGGGAGACCTACGGCCACCACCGGAAGTTCGGGGAGATGGCGCTTGCCTACTGCCTCCGCGCCGTCGAGGCACGCCAGGACGTCCGACTCACGGTCTACGGCGAGTACCTCGACGCCCACCCGCCCACGCACGAGGCCGCCGTCCCGGAGGGAACGTCGTGGAGCTGCCTCCACGGCCTCGAGCGCTGGCGGGGGGAGTGCGGGTGCAGAAGCGGAACGCACCCGGACTGGTCGCAGGCGTGGCGCGAGCCGCTCCGGGAGGCGGTCGTCATGGTCCGCGACGCCCTCGCTCCCCGGTCCGCGGAGGCGCTCGCGGCCCTCGTCCGTGACCCCGGAGCGGCCCACGAGGACGCTGTCGGCCTCGTCCTTTCCCGGTGGTCCGACGAGGCCGCGGCGGCGTTCTTCGCGCGGCATGCGAGGGCCGGCATCGCCCCCGAAGAGCAACGGCGGCTCCTCTCGCTCCTCGAGATGGAGCGGCAGATGATGCTGATGCAGACGAGCTGCGGCTGGTTCTTCGACGACATCACGGAGCCGGGGAGCGTCCAGGTGATGCGGCACGCGTCCCGCACGATGGACCTTGCCCGGCAGGCGCTCGGCCTCGACCTCGAGCCGGCGTTCATCGCCATCCTCCGCCGTGCGCAGCCGAACGATCCGGCGTATCCGACCGGCGCGGACGCTTATGAGACCTTTGTCCGGCCGGCGGCGGCCGACCTCGCACGGATCGGGGCCGGGGCCGCCCTCTACGCCCTCTTCGACCTCGAGCACCCTGCGGCCGCGTCGGGGATGTATGCCGTCCGCGGCGACTGGCAGTACCGGTCGGAGACCGATGGCCGGCGGAGCCTTCTCGGGACCGTCCGGGTGCGGTGCCGGGCGACCGGGGAGGAGGCGCTCTTCGACGCGACCGCGTCCTTTGCCGGGATGGACCGGGTTGCCTTCGGCATCCGCGAATCCCACGGCGAGGAGGGGCTCCGGGCGGTGTGGGAGACGATGGTGGACGCCGACCCGACTGGAACTTTTTCACGGGTCTACACGGCAGCAGACCTCTCCGACGAGGAGCGGTGGGCGATCGCACGAGCGCTCGCTCCCTCCATCGGGTCGGCCGTCTGCGCCGTCTACCGCGATGTGGCAGCGCTGATCGGGGTGCTTGAGGATCTCCGGATCCCCGTGCCGGGGAGCGCCGCGCTCCTCGGAGAACACGCCGACACGGTGCGGCTGCTCTCGATGCTCGATCGCGGGTGCCCCGACCCGGACCGCTTCCTGGCGCTCGCAGGGGAGATACGGGCGGAGGGGGGGAGACCGGATCCGGTGGCCCTCGGTGAGGCGGCGAGCAGGCGGATCGAAGGCTCTCTCCGCGAAGCGGCCGCCCGACCGGAGGACCCGGAGCCGCTTGAGGAGATCGTCCGTGTTTTTCGGTGTGCAAAGGTATTTGCGCTCCCGCTCACCTTATGGGAGAGCCAGAACCTCTGCATCGCGATGCGCGGGCGGTATGCCGGGATGCAGGAGCAGGCTGGCCGGGGTGACCGGAATGCGGAGCGATGGGCGGAAGCCTTCAGGAGAGCGGCGGCATGTCTTGGCGTGAGGGTGACGTAA
- the glgB gene encoding 1,4-alpha-glucan branching protein GlgB, which translates to MQQTLPDITKTGSLLTEYDVYLFRQGNHARLYERLGSHPAIADGIRGTYFAVWAPNAAEVSVVGDFNEWKAGNHPLSIRSDDSGIWEGFIPEIGHGTIYKYHIRSRYGDYRVEKGDPFAYTWEVPPKTASVVWDLSYAWRDRAWIRCREEANTPDAPISVYEVHAGSWRKVPAEENRSLNYRELAAELADYLIETGFTHVEFLPVMEHPFYASWGYQTLGYFAPTSRYGTPQDFMHLVERLHQRGIGVILDWVPSHFPSDGYGLSYFDGTYLYEHALPGRRYHPEWKSYVFNLGRNEVRSFLTSSAIFWLERYHADGLRVDAVSSMLYLDYARSAGEWTPNVHGGRENLEAVGFLRKVNETVHANYPDVLVIAEEATSWPGVTAPTATGGLGFDLKWNMGWMHDTLDYFVLDPVFRKYRPDFLTFSIWYAFSERYVLPLSHDEVVHEKGSLIGKMPGDDWRKRANLRLLYGYMFTHPGKKLLFMGGEFGQRSEWSHDAGLEWHLLRHPSHQGIFRWVADLNHLYRREPALHERDAEQEGFEWVDFSDVEKSIVSYLRRGRSADEVVLVACNCTPVPRYGYRVGVPFGGFWKEALNSDATEYGGSGVGNLGGVEAEQVPAHGRPWSLPLTLPPLGTVILLPEGA; encoded by the coding sequence GTGCAACAGACCTTACCCGACATCACGAAGACCGGGAGCCTCCTCACCGAGTACGACGTCTACCTCTTCCGGCAGGGGAACCACGCCCGCCTGTACGAGAGGCTGGGGTCGCACCCCGCGATCGCCGACGGCATCCGGGGGACGTACTTCGCGGTCTGGGCGCCAAACGCGGCGGAGGTCTCGGTCGTCGGGGATTTCAACGAGTGGAAGGCAGGCAACCACCCCCTCTCGATCCGGAGCGACGACTCCGGGATCTGGGAAGGATTCATCCCGGAGATCGGCCACGGGACGATCTACAAGTACCACATCAGGAGCAGGTACGGTGACTACCGCGTGGAGAAGGGCGACCCGTTCGCGTACACCTGGGAGGTCCCTCCAAAGACCGCGTCGGTCGTCTGGGACCTCTCATACGCCTGGCGGGACCGGGCCTGGATACGGTGCCGGGAAGAGGCAAACACCCCCGACGCCCCGATATCGGTCTACGAGGTGCACGCAGGGTCGTGGCGGAAGGTGCCGGCGGAGGAGAACCGGTCCCTGAACTACAGAGAGCTCGCGGCCGAACTCGCCGACTACCTGATCGAGACGGGGTTCACGCACGTCGAGTTCCTCCCCGTCATGGAGCACCCGTTCTACGCTTCCTGGGGCTACCAGACGCTCGGCTACTTCGCCCCTACGAGCAGGTACGGCACCCCCCAGGACTTCATGCACCTCGTCGAGCGCCTCCACCAGCGCGGGATAGGAGTGATCCTCGACTGGGTGCCGTCGCACTTCCCCTCCGACGGCTACGGCCTCTCCTACTTCGACGGCACCTACCTCTACGAGCACGCCCTCCCCGGCAGGCGCTACCACCCGGAGTGGAAGAGTTACGTCTTCAACCTGGGAAGAAACGAGGTCCGGTCGTTCCTCACGAGCAGCGCCATCTTCTGGCTCGAGCGGTATCATGCGGACGGCCTCAGAGTCGATGCGGTCTCCTCGATGCTCTACCTCGACTATGCGCGGAGTGCGGGGGAGTGGACGCCGAACGTCCACGGCGGGAGGGAGAATCTCGAGGCGGTGGGGTTCCTCCGGAAGGTGAACGAGACGGTCCACGCGAACTACCCCGACGTCCTCGTCATCGCCGAGGAGGCGACCTCCTGGCCGGGGGTGACCGCGCCGACCGCGACCGGGGGGCTCGGGTTCGACCTGAAGTGGAACATGGGCTGGATGCACGATACGCTCGACTACTTCGTGCTCGACCCGGTCTTCCGGAAGTATCGGCCCGACTTCCTGACGTTCAGCATATGGTACGCGTTCTCCGAGCGCTACGTCCTCCCCCTCTCCCACGACGAGGTCGTCCACGAGAAGGGTTCGCTCATCGGGAAGATGCCCGGTGACGACTGGCGGAAACGGGCGAACCTCCGCCTCCTGTACGGGTATATGTTCACGCACCCGGGGAAGAAACTCCTCTTCATGGGCGGGGAGTTCGGGCAGCGGTCGGAGTGGAGCCACGACGCCGGGCTGGAGTGGCACCTCCTGCGGCATCCTTCCCACCAGGGGATCTTCCGGTGGGTCGCCGACTTAAACCACCTCTACCGGCGGGAGCCCGCCCTCCACGAGCGGGACGCCGAGCAGGAGGGGTTCGAGTGGGTCGACTTCTCCGACGTCGAGAAGAGCATCGTCAGTTACCTGCGGCGGGGGCGGTCGGCCGACGAGGTCGTCCTGGTCGCCTGCAACTGCACCCCGGTGCCGCGCTACGGCTACCGGGTCGGCGTCCCGTTCGGCGGGTTCTGGAAGGAGGCGCTCAACAGCGACGCGACCGAGTACGGCGGGAGCGGCGTCGGGAACCTCGGCGGGGTGGAGGCGGAGCAGGTCCCGGCCCACGGCCGGCCGTGGTCGCTCCCGCTCACCCTGCCCCCGCTCGGGACGGTCATCCTTCTTCCCGAGGGGGCGTGA
- a CDS encoding alpha-amylase has product MTGEGSNPPKVCLGFDIHYPCYLNPGFRPGMVKGKRNVRDSYFNPHMKEDLGGVIERSFTPATEILLDLLDGGLACSFSISGAVVEHLEEWYPETLGLLSRAATHRNAEVLAQTYYHSVAGQFTDLQEFEAELLMHRDLMKEHFSVVPTTFAHTDYPITPATAEMLMESGIRAAVVEGSNGIAAEIEQNHVYTYLGLPVLVTHCDLADDIAVRFPWRGWDKWPLMADRYAEWLSVSPGDCITLFLDYRVFGDAIGPETGILEFLRTLPSALAGQGIETVRPADAAALPPHGEIEVGDRTPGPEALQRTIMQQSALEALEGAGGLVTDRDTWRCLLETDHIRRMAMRSASCGRPLHAVSHQATHDHFASFMRILSDFEERSATSARSPKAVLSLRCVPPEKAFYFSSHERPAGYAAHSLQELVNMLEFAPDDVIRYHVEREDFSRWIDLVIGDTKLAGKIQGTSDRNELRSTIQKRIDKLWKRLR; this is encoded by the coding sequence ATGACAGGCGAGGGCTCAAATCCACCAAAGGTCTGCCTGGGATTCGATATTCACTATCCCTGTTATCTCAATCCCGGGTTCAGGCCAGGTATGGTAAAGGGAAAGCGAAACGTAAGAGACAGTTACTTCAACCCGCATATGAAGGAAGATCTCGGAGGGGTCATCGAGCGCTCCTTTACGCCGGCGACGGAGATCCTCCTCGACCTCCTCGACGGCGGGCTTGCCTGTTCCTTCAGCATCTCCGGGGCGGTCGTGGAGCACCTTGAGGAGTGGTACCCCGAGACGCTCGGACTTCTCTCCCGTGCGGCCACTCACCGGAACGCCGAGGTCCTCGCCCAGACCTACTATCACAGCGTTGCCGGGCAGTTTACGGACCTGCAGGAGTTCGAGGCCGAACTCCTCATGCACCGCGACCTGATGAAAGAGCACTTCTCAGTCGTGCCGACGACGTTTGCACATACCGATTACCCCATCACCCCCGCCACCGCGGAGATGCTCATGGAATCCGGGATCCGGGCGGCCGTCGTCGAGGGGAGCAACGGTATCGCTGCAGAGATCGAGCAAAACCACGTCTACACCTACCTCGGCCTCCCGGTCCTCGTCACCCACTGCGACCTCGCCGACGACATCGCCGTGCGGTTCCCCTGGAGAGGGTGGGACAAATGGCCGCTGATGGCCGACCGGTACGCGGAGTGGCTCTCCGTATCCCCCGGCGACTGCATCACCCTCTTCCTCGACTACCGCGTCTTCGGGGACGCCATCGGCCCCGAGACCGGTATCCTCGAGTTCCTGCGGACGCTCCCGTCCGCCCTCGCCGGGCAGGGGATAGAGACCGTCCGCCCGGCGGATGCCGCGGCACTCCCGCCGCACGGGGAGATCGAGGTGGGTGACAGAACCCCGGGCCCCGAGGCCCTGCAGAGGACCATCATGCAGCAGTCCGCCCTCGAGGCGCTCGAGGGAGCCGGCGGCCTGGTTACAGACCGGGATACCTGGCGCTGCCTTCTCGAGACGGACCACATCCGCCGGATGGCCATGCGCTCGGCCTCGTGCGGGAGGCCGCTCCACGCCGTCAGCCACCAGGCGACCCACGACCACTTCGCCTCCTTCATGCGGATCCTCTCGGACTTCGAGGAGCGGTCCGCGACCAGCGCACGGTCCCCGAAAGCCGTCCTCTCGCTCCGCTGCGTCCCGCCCGAGAAGGCGTTCTACTTCTCGTCGCACGAGCGGCCCGCCGGATACGCCGCCCACAGCCTGCAGGAGCTCGTGAACATGCTCGAGTTCGCCCCCGACGACGTCATCCGCTACCACGTCGAGCGCGAGGACTTCTCCCGCTGGATCGATCTCGTCATCGGCGATACGAAACTTGCCGGGAAGATTCAGGGCACCTCCGACCGCAACGAACTCCGCTCGACGATACAGAAAAGGATCGACAAACTATGGAAACGCTTAAGATAG